In Schizosaccharomyces osmophilus chromosome 1, complete sequence, the genomic window ATATGGTGAAGCAAAATTACGCTGAATGGactcaaaagaaggaacCTCGAGATACCTTTTGGGTGTACTGGCGTTCCATTGCTGAATGGGGAAATATTATCACAAAATGGGTATATACGACGCTACTACGGGATGAAAAACATAAatccattttatttttgcacGTTAACTAACAATTGTAGTTATTTGACACCGGAAGAGATGGTGCTGTTTGCACCTACTATGAATTACAGGAACAATGCAAAGAAGTAGATTGCTTGGAGGAAGGTCTACTACACAAAGTTTTAGAATCgttaatgaaaaaagggAATGTAGAGTTGATGAAAGGTTCTTCTGGGAAATACACCGGCTTCAAAGTGTTGTCCACATCTTAGAAGATTCATTTCGACTCTGTGGCTGGATACGCCCAGAAAAGTTCAACTTGCGAACTTTTCCGATTTCTGCAATGATCAGAAAGatcagaaagaaaaggaaaaaggcAAAATCATAATTCATGTTCCATTCATAGCCGAATATACTAAGAGGCTTTTCTGGCAAAGGTTACCTTAACCTGACTGCCACTGAGGGCCATACCCGCTGTACCGTTTTTCGCAACACCGGCCTCTCTCTCCGTGTCGTATTCCACAAAGGCAATTCCCCTGCGTCCCGGGACCATACGAACCTCTTGAAAGCCTTGGTATGCTTCAAAGATTTGTGTAAGTATCTCAGCCGTAACTTCTTGAGGAAGGTTTTGAAGTAAAAGAACTTTGTTGGGAGGAAGCAGATCTTCGTTAATATTGAATTTCCGTTCTCCTGGAGCGGCACGCTTCACGGGCTGTTTCTTGTGAGCGGCTTTGGGTGCAGGTGGTTGTAGGGCACCTGTACGTTTTAAGTGTTCTGCCAATGGTTagtaagaaaagaaacaaaaaaatttcatcgTTGGATGGACTGAAAAGCCATTGTAATTGTAGCTTCTCCACCTAAATACATATGTTTGCATCTGTAGGTTCAGGCTGTGCATCCACAACGGCAGAAAAATCGTACCTCTTCGCTCGTGACGTTGAGTTTTATGCAATTCCAACTGCTGTGGGTCCTGAAGCTGGACGATGGCATCGCTTTTGGTTCGACTGAATTGAATCATCATAGGTTTTCCATACAAAGGATACCCCTGTAAATCTTGGAGAGCACGGTTAGCATCTTGGGTGTTTTCAAAGACAACAAATGCTTGCCCACGCATGCGCAGCGTCTTTCTGGCTTGAACACTGAGTACCTTGCCATACGCTCCAAACAAGTGTTCCAAAATTTGCTTCAGCACTGTTCAACATCGGTTAGCATTCGAAATGAAAGCCCAagtctttatttttatatagAACTGTAAAGAGAGAGCAATTAACATACTGCTAACCcgaattttttcttctatatttCGAATGTACAGCGTCTCAGATGGTTTTCCCAAAACCTCTTCGGGACGACCCTCTGATG contains:
- the usp102 gene encoding U1 snRNP-associated protein Usp102; protein product: MNSPSVTGNQASEGRPEEVLGKPSETLYIRNIEEKIRVSMLKQILEHLFGAYGKVLSVQARKTLRMRGQAFVVFENTQDANRALQDLQGYPLYGKPMMIQFSRTKSDAIVQLQDPQQLELHKTQRHERREHLKRTGALQPPAPKAAHKKQPVKRAAPGERKFNINEDLLPPNKVLLLQNLPQEVTAEILTQIFEAYQGFQEVRMVPGRRGIAFVEYDTEREAGVAKNGTAGMALSGSQVKVTFARKAS
- the vps25 gene encoding ESCRT II complex subunit Vps25, translated to MKVPAIYNFPPFFTRQVNENTWQSQKSAWQKWIHIWCREHRITQLSIHAELLDSPLVHNEAIHRTLPLPVFREIVEDMVKQNYAEWTQKKEPRDTFWVYWRSIAEWGNIITKWLFDTGRDGAVCTYYELQEQCKEVDCLEEGLLHKVLESLMKKGNVELMKGSSGKYTGFKVLSTS